A portion of the Hydractinia symbiolongicarpus strain clone_291-10 chromosome 10, HSymV2.1, whole genome shotgun sequence genome contains these proteins:
- the LOC130613319 gene encoding discoidin domain-containing receptor 2-like produces MCTEVVLKNKKMCLMLVLILTLLHTTSTSYILPQTAGCNQPLGLENGYITESQITFSGNAEGNEASKVKLNAAGGYCIPFRNKVMFIENEYMTIKLSKSHRITGFVIQGYDRNHYGSRLRVYYNTTNHGFVIYHKEITLLDQQNIATEFVVFTTPFTTNAIKIQLQAARSKTCARFEIYGCVAASHQTFPKFQECSQTDTGLITQHLGKMLFTQSSHSIQTPSFSAEHLPFKQVFAWCLKKESISSSYKDWASVNLKTTHLIYGLRVDGYREKLDEPSNLYLATFFKFQYSLDSKTWAYCKGGQDLKSSDYSIKNGNKLLFNVPLLAKYIRIRMKIDSVDLTCIKLQVYGCPTIKATETTASSTSSPTTTKSSLRFAKVLSYSIPQGNKFNDTVYLRDDKYTGTENNNNILINGNGGCLTDDSAILDPMKSSRCWVGWNKNETEICFVDIKLPSDTIIKGFQITAYESTQHYFGPISFFKILNREEGSDNLTLVGFSCIATEKQRTGIVNYTWSIPELKTENIRIVMNYTSYWLVIRQISVLKSKPQQDDFIITKDISKCIASQKKRDKVEENSSSSSIPLMIGIIVAILFVVVVAVVILLFIRKRKKSEKDSVADKRMSILEKQGELGEI; encoded by the exons GGTGCAATCAACCACTTGGATTAGAGAACGGTTATATAACTGAAAGTCAAATCACATTTTCGGGGAATGCAGAAGGCAACGAAGCCTCAAAGGTTAAGTTAAATGCAGCTGGAGGATACTGTATTCCCTTTAGAAATAAAGTAATGTTTATCGAGAATGAATACATGACGATAAAGCTTAGCAAATCACATCGTATAACTGGTTTCGTTATACAAGGTTATGATCGCAACCACTATGGTAGTCGACTAAGAGTTTATTATAATACAACGAATCATGGTTTTGTAATTTACCATAAA gaaATAACCCTGCTAGATCAACAAAACATTGCCACAGAGTTTGTAGTGTTCACAACACCGTTCACTACAAATGCAATCAAGATACAGCTGCAAGCTGCAAGATCAAAAACATGCGCAAGATTTGAAATATATGGTTGTGTTGCTGCTAGCCATCAAACTTTTCCCAAATTTCAAG AATGTTCGCAGACAGACACTGGTCTTATAACGCAACATTTAGGCAAGATGCTCTTCACACAATCCAGTCACTCGATACAAACACCATCATTCTCTGCAGAGCACCTACCATTTAAACAGGTTTTTGCATggtgtttaaaaaaagaaagtatatcaTCGTCTTACAAAGATTGGGCTTCTGTCAATCTTAAGACAACCCATTTGATATATGGCCTCCGCGTAGACGGTTATAGAGAAAAATTGGATGAACCAAGCAACTTATATTTGGCAACGTTTTTTAAGTTCCAGTATAGTTTAGATTCCAAGACTTGGGCCTATTGCAAAGGAGGACAG GATTTGAAAAGTTCTGATTACAgcataaaaaatggaaataagTTGTTGTTCAATGTTCCACTTCTTGCAAAATATATTCGAATCAGGATGAAAATTGATAGTGTAGACCTCACATGCATCAAACTTCAAGTTTATGGTTGTCCAACtataaaggcaacag AAACAACAGCCTCGTCAACTTCTtcaccaacaacaacaaagtcATCTTTAAGATTTG cGAAAGTCTTATCTTACTCAATACCACAAGGCAACAAATTTAATGATACTGTTTACCTAAGAGATGACAAGTACACTGGAactgaaaacaacaacaatattttaatcaatGGAAATGGAGGTTGTCTAACTGATGATTCAGCAATTTTAGACCCAATGAAATCATCGCGTTGTTGGGTCGGTTGgaacaaaaatgaaacagaaaTATGCTTCGTTGACATAAAGTTGCCTAGTGACACAATAATCAAAGGGTTTCAAATCACTGCTTATGAATCCACTCAACATTATTTTGGTCCCATTTCGTTCTTCAAGATTCTGAATCGTGAAGAAGGTAGTGATAATTTAACTCTTGTTGGTTTCTCTTGCATTGCAACAGAAAAGCAAAGAACTGGCATTGTCAACTATACTTGGTCTATCCCAGAGTTAAAAACCGAGAATATTCGTATCGTTATGAATTACACATCTTATTGGTTGGTCATAAGACAAATCAGTGTGCTGAAGT caAAACCTCAACAAGATGACTTTATCATAACCAAGGACATATCCAAGTGCATTGCCAGTC AAAAGAAAAGAGACAAAGTTGAAGAAA aTTCCTCTTCCAGCAGCATTCCGTTGATGATTGGAATAATCGTTGCTATccttttcgttgttgttgttgcggtGGTCATCTTATTATTCATAcggaaaagaaaaaagtctgAAAAAGATTCTGTAGCTGATAAGAGAATGTCAATACTAGAAAAGCAAGGGGAACTAGGGGAAATATGA